One genomic window of Quercus robur chromosome 6, dhQueRobu3.1, whole genome shotgun sequence includes the following:
- the LOC126732666 gene encoding methyl jasmonate esterase 1-like isoform X1: MEKRERHFVLVHGACHGAWNWYKVVTLLKSAGHKVTALDLAASGIHPKQAHELRSLSDYLEPLMEFMASLPAEERVILVGHSFGGACNSVAMEKFPEKISVAVYATALMPGPDLNFLALNEQKSQRLEDPLKDAQFTFDQGPNNPPTSLLFGYNSMATKLYQLSPPEDLTLAMSLVRPFRLYGDDALLLKESELTKEKYGSVRRVYIVCDQDNIIKEDFQRWMIENNPADEVKVITGSDHMVMFSKPKELCSCLQEIAEKYS; encoded by the exons ATGGAGAAGAGGGAGAGGCATTTTGTGCTGGTTCACGGAGCCTGTCATGGAGCATGGAATTGGTACAAAGTGGTAACCCTGCTGAAATCAGCTGGTCATAAAGTAACAGCCTTGGACCTAGCTGCGAGCGGGATTCACCCAAAGCAAGCACATGAGCTCAGATCACTATCAGATTACCTTGAGCCTTTGATGGAATTCATGGCATCTCTTCCAGCAGAGGAAAGAGTGATCCTTGTGGGCCACAGCTTCGGTGGAGCCTGTAACTCTGTTGCCATGGAAAAGTTCCCTGAGAAAATTTCTGTTGCAGTATATGCTACCGCCCTTATGCCTGGTCCTGACCTCAATTTCCTTGCATTAAACGAACAG AAATCTCAAAGATTGGAGGATCCTCTCAAGGACGCGCAATTCACATTTGATCAAGGACCCAACAACCCACCTACCTCATTGCTATTTGGGTACAATTCCATGGCAACCAAGTTATACCAACTCTCCCCACCTGAG GATTTGACGCTTGCCATGTCATTGGTGAGACCTTTTCGTCTTTATGGTGATGATGCATTATTGTTAAAAGAATCAGAACTCACTAAGGAGAAATATGGATCTGTTCGTAGAGTTTATATTGTGTGTGACCAAGACAATATTATAAAGGAGGATTTTCAAAGGTGGATGATCGAGAATAATCCAGCAGATGAAGTGAAGGTGATAACTGGTTCCGATCACATGGTCATGTTTTCTAAACCGAAGGAGCTATGCTCATGTCTCCAAGAGATTGCGGAGAAATATTCTTAA
- the LOC126732666 gene encoding methyl jasmonate esterase 1-like isoform X2, which yields MEKRERHFVLVHGACHGAWNWYKVVTLLKSAGHKVTALDLAASGIHPKQAHELRSLSDYLEPLMEFMASLPAEERVILVGHSFGGACNSVAMEKFPEKISVAVYATALMPGPDLNFLALNEQKSQRLEDPLKDAQFTFDQGPNNPPTSLLFGYNSMATKLYQLSPPEDFQRWMIENNPADEVKVITGSDHMVMFSKPKELCSCLQEIAEKYS from the exons ATGGAGAAGAGGGAGAGGCATTTTGTGCTGGTTCACGGAGCCTGTCATGGAGCATGGAATTGGTACAAAGTGGTAACCCTGCTGAAATCAGCTGGTCATAAAGTAACAGCCTTGGACCTAGCTGCGAGCGGGATTCACCCAAAGCAAGCACATGAGCTCAGATCACTATCAGATTACCTTGAGCCTTTGATGGAATTCATGGCATCTCTTCCAGCAGAGGAAAGAGTGATCCTTGTGGGCCACAGCTTCGGTGGAGCCTGTAACTCTGTTGCCATGGAAAAGTTCCCTGAGAAAATTTCTGTTGCAGTATATGCTACCGCCCTTATGCCTGGTCCTGACCTCAATTTCCTTGCATTAAACGAACAG AAATCTCAAAGATTGGAGGATCCTCTCAAGGACGCGCAATTCACATTTGATCAAGGACCCAACAACCCACCTACCTCATTGCTATTTGGGTACAATTCCATGGCAACCAAGTTATACCAACTCTCCCCACCTGAG GATTTTCAAAGGTGGATGATCGAGAATAATCCAGCAGATGAAGTGAAGGTGATAACTGGTTCCGATCACATGGTCATGTTTTCTAAACCGAAGGAGCTATGCTCATGTCTCCAAGAGATTGCGGAGAAATATTCTTAA
- the LOC126732668 gene encoding salicylic acid-binding protein 2-like yields MASPRVQKHFVLVHGACHGAWSWYKLKPRLESAGHRVTALDLAASGINRKAIQDVHTMYEYTEPLLEYLASLPPNEKVVLVGHSLGGLNIALAMDKYPEKVAVGVFMAAFMPDTKHKPSYVLEQYNERTPAEAWLDTQFSDYGSVNQPSTSMIFGPKFLSSKLYQLSPTEDFELAMTLARPGSLFLDDLSKAKNFSNDGYGSVPQVYVVCDQDLGIPVEFQRWMIKNGVPKDVMEIKGADHMAMLSKPDELCHCLLETAHKYA; encoded by the exons ATGGCATCTCCCAGAGTACAAAAGCATTTTGTTCTAGTGCATGGGGCATGTCATGGGGCCTGGAGTTGGTACAAGCTCAAACCACGGCTCGAGTCCGCTGGCCACCGGGTCACAGCTCTTGATCTTGCGGCTTCAGGCATCAACAGGAAGGCAATTCAAGATGTTCATACTATGTATGAGTACACTGAGCCTTTGTTGGAGTATTTggcctctcttcctccaaaTGAAAAGGTGGTGCTTGTTGGGCACAGTCTAGGTGGATTGAATATAGCACTAGCCATGGACAAGTATCCAGAGAAGGTAGCTGTTGGGGTTTTCATGGCGGCCTTTATGCCAGATACGAAACACAAGCCCTCATATGTCTTGGAACAG TATAATGAAAGAACCCCTGCAGAAGCATGGTTGGACACACAGTTTTCTGACTATGGAAGCGTCAACCAACCTTCAACGTCAATGATTTTTGGCCCCAAGTTCTTGTCCTCGAAGCTCTATCAATTAAGCCCCACCGAG GATTTTGAACTAGCCATGACTTTAGCAAGGCCAGGATCGCTGTTCCTTGATGACTTGTCCAAGGCAAAGAATTTCTCAAATGACGGATATGGGTCGGTTCCACAAGTTTATGTTGTTTGTGATCAGGATTTAGGGATTCCGGTGGAATTTCAGCGATGGATGATTAAAAATGGAGTGCCTAAAGATGTGATGGAGATAAAAGGAGCTGATCATATGGCAATGCTTTCAAAGCCAGATGAACTTTGCCATTGTCTTCTGGAGACAGCACATAAATATGCTTAA